From a single Nostoc sp. MS1 genomic region:
- the remA gene encoding extracellular matrix/biofilm regulator RemA → MEIQLINIGFGNIVSANRVVAIVSPESAPIKRIITDARDKNQLIDATYGRRTRAVIITDSSHVILSAIQPETVANRFVISREHQSVEN, encoded by the coding sequence ATGGAAATACAATTAATTAATATCGGTTTCGGTAATATTGTTTCGGCTAACCGAGTGGTTGCCATTGTGAGTCCAGAATCTGCTCCTATCAAGCGGATCATTACCGATGCTAGGGACAAAAATCAGCTAATAGATGCGACTTATGGTCGCAGAACTAGAGCTGTAATTATCACCGATTCCAGTCACGTAATTTTGTCAGCGATTCAACCGGAAACGGTAGCGAATCGTTTCGTTATTTCCCGCGAGCATCAGAGTGTAGAAAACTAA
- the gmk gene encoding guanylate kinase, with protein MMQVLSIHRATTTESPFSGKLIVLTGPSGVGKGTLMRSLLQRHPELYYSVSATTRAPRPGEVDGKNYYFISRSKFEQLVAQGEFLESAEFAGNYYGTPREAVLNQVQSGKLVVLEIELEGARQIRASFPQALSIFILPPSFEELERRIRERGQDSQEAIARRLKRAKEEIQAAEEFDIQIVNDDFEAAVNAIETALFG; from the coding sequence ATGATGCAAGTTTTATCCATCCATCGTGCTACTACCACAGAATCACCGTTTTCAGGCAAATTGATTGTGCTTACCGGGCCTAGTGGGGTCGGTAAAGGTACTTTAATGCGATCGCTCCTCCAGCGTCATCCAGAACTGTATTACTCTGTCTCGGCGACAACTCGCGCTCCCCGTCCTGGGGAAGTCGATGGCAAAAACTATTATTTTATTAGCCGCAGCAAGTTTGAACAATTGGTTGCTCAAGGCGAATTTCTTGAATCGGCAGAATTTGCGGGTAATTATTATGGTACTCCCCGCGAAGCTGTGCTGAATCAAGTCCAGTCTGGCAAATTAGTTGTGCTAGAGATTGAACTAGAAGGGGCAAGACAAATCCGCGCTTCCTTCCCCCAAGCTCTGAGTATCTTTATTCTGCCGCCTTCCTTTGAAGAGTTGGAAAGACGGATTCGGGAGCGGGGACAGGATTCACAGGAAGCGATCGCCCGTCGTCTAAAACGCGCCAAGGAAGAGATTCAAGCTGCTGAAGAATTTGATATTCAAATCGTAAATGACGATTTTGAAGCTGCTGTTAATGCGATCGAAACAGCATTATTTGGATAA